A genomic region of Noviherbaspirillum sp. L7-7A contains the following coding sequences:
- a CDS encoding RNA methyltransferase: protein MSVKFISSRDNPLYKELKQLATSSQARRRARRTLLDGVHLCGAYLAQRGLPVLCVVGDGAQSNPEVAAVLARCDDVQCVVLPDALYHALSQVENGIDLLFVIDTPQAEFVGTLTGDAVLLDNLQDPGNLGSILRSAAAAGIRSVYCSAGTAFAWSPKVLRAGMGAHFGLEIHEQVDLAALLSSSAIPVLATSSHAEARIYDVDLRRNVAWLFGHEGQGVSEPLMALASQRVSIPHLGEMESLNVAASAAVCLFEQVRQKTVA, encoded by the coding sequence ATGAGCGTGAAGTTCATCAGCTCGCGCGACAACCCGCTGTACAAGGAGTTGAAGCAACTGGCGACCAGTTCCCAGGCCCGCCGCCGGGCACGTCGCACGCTGCTCGACGGCGTGCACCTGTGCGGCGCCTACCTGGCGCAGCGCGGCCTGCCGGTGCTGTGCGTGGTCGGGGATGGTGCCCAGTCGAATCCGGAAGTCGCGGCGGTGCTGGCGCGCTGCGACGACGTGCAATGCGTGGTGCTGCCGGACGCGCTTTACCATGCGCTGAGCCAGGTGGAGAATGGCATCGACCTGCTGTTCGTGATCGACACGCCGCAGGCAGAGTTCGTGGGCACGCTGACAGGCGACGCGGTGTTGCTGGACAACCTGCAGGACCCCGGCAACCTGGGTTCCATCCTGCGCAGCGCTGCCGCGGCCGGCATCCGGTCGGTGTACTGCAGCGCCGGCACCGCCTTCGCCTGGTCTCCCAAGGTATTGCGGGCCGGCATGGGTGCGCACTTCGGGCTGGAAATCCATGAGCAGGTTGACCTGGCGGCGCTGCTGAGCTCCAGCGCCATTCCGGTCCTGGCAACCAGTTCGCATGCCGAAGCAAGGATTTACGATGTGGACTTGCGGCGCAACGTGGCATGGCTGTTCGGCCATGAAGGGCAAGGCGTGTCGGAACCGTTGATGGCCCTGGCCAGCCAGCGGGTGAGCATTCCCCACTTGGGCGAGATGGAGTCGCTGAATGTGGCAGCCAGCGCTGCAGTCTGCCTGTTCGAGCAGGTCAGGCAGAAGACCGTAGCCTGA
- a CDS encoding pyruvate, water dikinase regulatory protein, with protein MRDIVSPHLPAAERTVFFVSDGTGITAETFGHSVLTQFELRFRQIRLPFIDTLEKAYDAVRRINECCAADGKRPIVFSTLVKADLSAVVRRSSGMHMDLIHTFVEPLEQELGIKSSHTIGRSHNIADSDEYKNRIEAINFSLAHDDGQSDKNLAMADVILVGVSRSGKTPTSLYLAMQYGIKAANYPLIPEDFERGRLPGNLVQFKSKIFGLSIAPERLAEVRNERRPGSKYAALENCRYEVNEAENMMRREGIRWMSSTVKSIEEIATMILQEIRLDKRSY; from the coding sequence ATGCGCGATATCGTCTCTCCCCACCTGCCAGCGGCCGAACGCACGGTGTTTTTTGTCTCCGACGGCACCGGCATCACGGCCGAGACCTTCGGACATTCGGTGCTCACCCAGTTCGAACTGCGCTTCCGCCAGATCCGGCTGCCCTTCATCGATACGCTGGAAAAGGCGTATGACGCGGTGCGCCGCATCAACGAATGCTGCGCCGCCGACGGCAAGCGGCCGATCGTGTTCTCGACGCTGGTCAAGGCCGACCTGTCCGCCGTGGTACGCCGTTCCAGCGGCATGCACATGGACCTGATCCATACCTTCGTCGAACCGCTGGAACAGGAACTGGGCATCAAGTCCAGCCACACAATTGGTCGCAGCCACAACATTGCGGATTCGGACGAGTACAAGAACCGCATCGAAGCAATCAATTTTTCGCTGGCCCATGACGATGGCCAGTCCGACAAGAACCTGGCGATGGCCGATGTGATCCTGGTCGGCGTGTCGCGCTCCGGAAAAACCCCGACCAGCCTGTATCTCGCCATGCAGTACGGCATCAAGGCGGCCAACTATCCGCTGATTCCGGAAGACTTCGAGCGTGGCAGGCTGCCTGGCAATCTGGTGCAGTTCAAATCCAAGATCTTTGGCCTGTCGATCGCGCCGGAACGTCTGGCCGAGGTCCGCAATGAGCGCCGGCCGGGCAGCAAGTATGCGGCGCTGGAAAATTGCCGGTATGAAGTCAACGAAGCGGAAAATATGATGCGGCGCGAAGGGATACGGTGGATGTCTTCCACTGTCAAATCCATCGAGGAAATCGCCACCATGATCCTGCAGGAGATTCGCCTCGATAAGCGTTCCTACTGA
- the rnhB gene encoding ribonuclease HII, with translation MKKTPRERTLPLFDHANEIVCGVDEAGRGPLAGPVFAAAVILDPARPIPGLRDSKKLTAARREELAVLIRRDALAWSVAQCCENEIDTLNILHATMLAMRRAIEGLHRQPTLALIDGNRCPPAAVRCEAIVGGDDLVEAISAASILAKTGRDAALVALHQTYPQYGFDQHKGYPTALHLERLQLHGVSPAHRRSYAPVRAMMDPRP, from the coding sequence TTGAAGAAGACACCCCGCGAGCGCACCCTGCCGCTGTTTGATCATGCCAACGAAATCGTCTGCGGCGTCGATGAGGCAGGCCGCGGGCCGCTGGCCGGCCCGGTGTTTGCCGCCGCCGTGATACTCGACCCGGCGCGCCCGATTCCCGGCTTGCGCGATTCGAAGAAGCTGACCGCCGCGCGCCGCGAGGAGCTGGCCGTGCTGATCCGACGCGATGCGCTGGCCTGGTCGGTCGCCCAGTGCTGCGAAAATGAAATCGACACGCTTAACATTTTGCACGCCACCATGCTGGCGATGCGGCGCGCGATCGAGGGACTGCATCGGCAGCCTACGCTGGCGCTGATCGACGGCAATCGCTGTCCGCCGGCGGCGGTGCGCTGCGAAGCCATTGTCGGCGGCGACGACCTGGTGGAGGCAATTTCAGCCGCGTCCATCCTGGCCAAGACCGGGCGCGATGCCGCCCTGGTAGCCTTGCACCAGACCTATCCGCAATATGGATTCGACCAGCACAAGGGTTATCCGACCGCCCTGCATTTGGAGCGGCTGCAACTGCACGGCGTGTCGCCCGCCCACCGGCGTTCCTACGCGCCGGTGCGGGCGATGATGGACCCGCGGCCATGA
- the lpxA gene encoding acyl-ACP--UDP-N-acetylglucosamine O-acyltransferase has protein sequence MALIHPTAIIDAKAELDASVEVGPYSVIGPQVRIGAGTRIASHVVVEGDTTIGRDNVIYQFCSLGGAPQDKKYRGEPTRLEIGDRNTIREYCSLNLGTVQDAGVTRLGNDNWILAYVHIAHDCQVGSNTVFSNNATLAGHVHVGDWVIMSGFAAVHQFCKIGDHAFVGMNASLSQDVPPFILAAGTPIAPRGLNVEGLKRRGFGADEIAALRRAYKLIYKSGLTLEEARAALAREEAGLEGNAAGRLRSMRAFLDNASRGIVR, from the coding sequence ATGGCTCTGATTCATCCCACCGCCATCATCGATGCGAAGGCTGAGCTCGACGCCTCGGTCGAGGTTGGCCCCTACAGCGTGATCGGCCCGCAGGTGCGTATCGGCGCCGGCACCCGTATCGCTTCGCATGTCGTGGTCGAGGGCGACACCACGATAGGGCGCGATAACGTGATCTATCAGTTCTGCTCGCTGGGCGGCGCGCCGCAGGACAAGAAATACCGCGGCGAGCCGACACGCCTGGAGATCGGCGACCGTAACACCATCCGCGAGTATTGCAGCCTGAACCTCGGCACCGTCCAGGACGCCGGCGTCACCCGTCTTGGCAATGACAACTGGATACTGGCCTATGTGCATATCGCGCATGACTGCCAGGTCGGCAGCAACACCGTCTTTTCCAACAACGCCACGCTGGCCGGACATGTGCATGTCGGCGACTGGGTCATCATGAGCGGCTTCGCCGCCGTGCATCAGTTCTGCAAGATCGGCGACCATGCCTTTGTCGGCATGAACGCCAGCCTGTCGCAGGATGTGCCGCCGTTCATCCTGGCCGCTGGCACGCCGATTGCGCCGCGTGGCTTGAATGTTGAAGGCCTGAAGCGGCGCGGCTTTGGCGCTGATGAAATTGCCGCGCTGCGCCGCGCCTACAAGCTGATCTACAAGTCGGGCCTGACTCTGGAAGAGGCACGCGCTGCGCTGGCCCGGGAAGAGGCCGGGCTGGAAGGCAATGCCGCGGGCCGGCTGCGCAGCATGCGCGCTTTCCTCGACAACGCTTCCCGTGGCATCGTCCGCTGA
- the fabZ gene encoding 3-hydroxyacyl-ACP dehydratase FabZ gives MNTLDINQIKEYLPHRYPLLLVDRVLDYEVGKSITAIKNVTINEEFFNGHFPHKPVMPGVLMIEALAQTAALLSFLTMGKKPDSSSVVYFVGIDAARFKRPVGPGDQLRMEVEITRSSRGIYKYNARGLVDGEVALEAELMCTMRSSTDASQPAGQ, from the coding sequence ATGAACACGCTGGACATCAACCAGATCAAGGAATACCTCCCACACCGTTACCCCTTGCTGCTGGTCGACCGGGTGCTGGATTACGAAGTCGGCAAGTCGATTACCGCAATCAAGAACGTCACCATCAATGAAGAGTTCTTCAACGGTCATTTTCCGCACAAGCCAGTCATGCCCGGCGTGCTGATGATCGAGGCGCTCGCCCAGACGGCCGCCTTGCTGTCCTTTCTCACCATGGGCAAGAAGCCTGACAGCAGCTCGGTGGTCTATTTCGTGGGCATCGATGCGGCGCGTTTCAAGCGTCCTGTCGGCCCTGGCGACCAGTTGCGCATGGAAGTCGAGATCACTCGTTCCTCGCGCGGCATCTACAAGTACAACGCGCGCGGCCTGGTGGATGGCGAGGTTGCGCTGGAAGCGGAACTGATGTGCACCATGCGCAGCAGCACGGACGCAAGCCAGCCCGCGGGACAGTAA
- the lpxB gene encoding lipid-A-disaccharide synthase produces the protein MASSAELSIALVAGETSGDLLAARLLSGLRPQLPEARLHGIGGARMAEHGFISDWPMEKLSVRGLFEVIAHYREIKGIQLALRDQLLRERPAAFIGVDAPDFNLGLEAELKQAGIPTMHFIGPSIWAWRGGRIRKIARAVSHMLVIFPFEEAIYREAGISATYVGHPLAEVIPMQPDTGVARASLGLQGDAPVVAILPGSRMSELKYNSIAFLSAAKLLAARDRSIRFVAPMAGQAQRQYFESLLAGAGLTDLPLQILDGQSHAALAAADAALVASGTATLEVALYKKPMVIAYKMMAASWQVMRHMGYQPWVGLPNILAREFLVPELLQHAATPEAIADALWKQLTDGNARQALVQRFTDMHHTLLRDTARLSADAVLEMIENHRGRH, from the coding sequence GTGGCATCGTCCGCTGAACTGTCGATTGCGTTGGTCGCCGGGGAAACCTCCGGTGACCTGCTGGCGGCGCGCCTGCTGTCCGGCCTGCGTCCGCAATTGCCAGAGGCTCGTCTCCATGGCATAGGCGGCGCCCGCATGGCCGAACATGGTTTCATCAGCGACTGGCCGATGGAAAAGCTGTCGGTGCGCGGGCTGTTCGAAGTGATTGCACACTACCGCGAAATCAAGGGCATCCAGCTTGCGCTGCGCGACCAGCTGCTGCGCGAGCGTCCGGCTGCCTTCATCGGCGTGGATGCGCCGGATTTCAACCTCGGACTGGAAGCCGAACTGAAGCAGGCAGGCATACCCACCATGCACTTCATCGGCCCATCGATCTGGGCCTGGCGTGGCGGCCGCATCCGGAAGATTGCGCGCGCCGTGTCGCACATGCTGGTGATCTTCCCCTTTGAGGAAGCGATCTACCGTGAGGCCGGCATCTCCGCCACCTACGTCGGCCATCCGCTGGCGGAAGTGATCCCGATGCAGCCCGACACCGGCGTGGCGCGTGCTTCACTGGGCCTGCAGGGCGACGCGCCGGTGGTAGCCATCCTGCCCGGCAGCCGGATGTCCGAACTCAAGTACAACAGCATTGCCTTCCTGTCGGCGGCGAAACTGCTGGCCGCGCGCGACCGGTCTATCCGCTTCGTCGCGCCGATGGCGGGCCAGGCGCAGCGACAATACTTCGAAAGCCTGCTGGCAGGCGCCGGCCTGACCGATCTGCCGCTGCAGATACTGGATGGCCAGTCGCATGCGGCGCTGGCCGCTGCCGACGCGGCACTGGTGGCCTCAGGCACCGCCACGCTGGAAGTGGCGCTCTACAAGAAGCCGATGGTGATTGCCTATAAAATGATGGCCGCTTCCTGGCAGGTGATGCGGCACATGGGCTACCAGCCCTGGGTCGGCTTGCCCAATATCCTGGCGCGTGAATTCCTGGTGCCGGAATTGCTGCAGCATGCGGCGACGCCGGAAGCGATCGCCGATGCATTGTGGAAGCAGCTGACCGACGGCAACGCCCGGCAGGCGCTGGTGCAGCGCTTTACCGACATGCACCATACGCTGCTGCGCGACACTGCCCGCCTGAGCGCGGATGCGGTGCTTGAAATGATAGAGAACCATCGAGGACGCCATTGA